The Natrinema salifodinae genome includes a window with the following:
- a CDS encoding C2H2-type zinc finger protein, with amino-acid sequence MADEHECDLCGQSFDTGEELQEHAQEEHEDEM; translated from the coding sequence ATGGCTGACGAACACGAATGCGACCTCTGTGGCCAGTCGTTCGACACGGGAGAAGAACTGCAAGAACACGCACAAGAGGAGCACGAGGACGAGATGTGA
- a CDS encoding NAD-binding protein, with translation MADFDLIVGGGDLAAVIGYVYGALRSEVTIIGRNDDLRLREDVDVRETFTDSYERWYDVYTGHEG, from the coding sequence ATGGCCGACTTTGATCTCATCGTCGGCGGCGGAGACCTCGCGGCCGTGATAGGCTACGTATACGGGGCCCTGAGATCGGAGGTTACGATTATCGGCCGGAACGACGACCTCCGTCTGCGAGAAGATGTCGATGTTCGAGAGACGTTCACCGATAGCTACGAGCGCTGGTACGACGTCTACACCGGCCACGAGGGATGA
- a CDS encoding DUF5830 family protein — protein sequence MDRDGPRTADGAADGEDEGDLEDETEAETEVAAEPSVDAGDDRVALGLALLARLEHESLSLADVVDRIETVTTDPTVTRTILDEAELRGLIERDDGIVRPKSRQYVQFDRDVITKEGEFSCQRCGSGLSTGYFIDLDEGELGPFGSSCIRKVTGRDD from the coding sequence ATGGATCGTGACGGACCCCGGACCGCGGACGGAGCCGCTGACGGCGAGGACGAGGGTGACCTCGAGGATGAAACCGAGGCCGAAACCGAGGTCGCGGCGGAACCGTCCGTCGACGCCGGCGACGACCGCGTCGCACTCGGCCTGGCGCTACTGGCTCGCCTCGAACACGAATCGCTATCGCTCGCCGACGTCGTCGATCGGATCGAGACGGTAACGACCGATCCAACGGTGACGCGAACGATCCTCGACGAGGCAGAACTCCGCGGGCTCATCGAGCGCGACGACGGAATCGTCCGGCCGAAGAGCCGTCAGTACGTCCAGTTCGATCGAGACGTCATCACGAAAGAGGGAGAGTTCTCCTGCCAGCGCTGCGGGTCGGGACTGTCGACCGGGTACTTCATCGACCTCGACGAGGGCGAACTCGGCCCGTTTGGCTCCTCGTGTATCCGCAAAGTGACGGGCCGAGACGACTAA
- a CDS encoding dienelactone hydrolase family protein gives MDRTSWTSQAEALTGDDRFGLAIDPEENRSEAIRGALEYLRTTVGVEHAVLIGASIGGEAAVVAAAATGDVDGLVALSPGGGTDHASAVRARSLFVVAEDDDERFVETTRTLYENAPEPTRVEVLPGDDHGQRLFETDRGDELEQWIDDLIETACDEG, from the coding sequence ATGGATCGAACGAGTTGGACGTCCCAGGCCGAAGCGCTCACCGGCGACGATCGATTCGGGCTCGCGATCGATCCCGAGGAGAACCGCTCGGAGGCGATTCGCGGTGCGCTGGAGTATCTCCGAACGACCGTCGGCGTCGAACACGCCGTCCTCATCGGAGCAAGCATCGGCGGCGAAGCTGCTGTCGTCGCCGCCGCAGCGACCGGCGACGTCGACGGCCTGGTCGCCCTCTCTCCCGGCGGGGGCACCGACCACGCGTCGGCTGTGAGGGCGCGATCGCTGTTCGTCGTGGCGGAGGACGACGATGAGCGATTCGTCGAGACGACGCGAACGCTCTACGAGAACGCGCCCGAGCCGACGCGAGTCGAGGTGCTTCCGGGCGACGATCACGGGCAGCGGTTGTTCGAGACCGATCGCGGCGACGAACTCGAGCAGTGGATCGACGATCTGATCGAAACCGCGTGTGACGAGGGATAG
- a CDS encoding transcription initiation factor IIB: MTRTIVDTADEGSTRNEARGTAPAIERDDHDERERSHCPECAGRIRRDEEHGERTCTECGLVLDADEIDYGPEWRTFDDEDEDRRRVGAPVTELRHDKGLSTTIGWQNEDAYGNRLSARKRKQLQRLRTWNERFTSKNAKERNLKQAFGELERMASALGLPDPCRETAGVLYRRAVDEDLLPGRSIEAMTTACLYAAARQHGTPRTLVAFESVSRVEKLPIQRAYRYLSGELGLQIEPADPAHYLPQYASELGISDDAERLAREIIEAAKARDLHSGRSPAGLAAAAIYGAARLTNERITQQTIGEETGVSSVTVRNRYRELLDAYEEVQER; this comes from the coding sequence ATGACTCGGACGATCGTCGACACGGCTGACGAGGGATCGACCCGGAACGAGGCGCGCGGGACCGCGCCCGCGATCGAGCGGGACGACCACGACGAGCGGGAGCGGTCGCACTGTCCGGAGTGCGCGGGCCGGATTCGACGCGACGAGGAACACGGCGAGCGAACGTGTACGGAGTGCGGGCTCGTCCTCGACGCGGACGAGATCGATTACGGTCCCGAGTGGCGGACGTTCGACGACGAGGACGAGGACCGCCGACGGGTCGGCGCACCGGTGACGGAACTCCGGCACGATAAGGGCCTCAGCACGACGATCGGCTGGCAGAACGAGGACGCGTACGGCAACCGACTCTCAGCGCGAAAGCGAAAACAGCTCCAGCGGCTGCGGACGTGGAACGAACGGTTCACCTCGAAGAACGCCAAGGAGCGTAACCTGAAGCAGGCCTTCGGCGAACTCGAGCGCATGGCGTCGGCGCTGGGCCTTCCCGACCCCTGCCGGGAAACGGCCGGCGTCCTCTATCGCCGTGCCGTCGACGAGGACCTGCTTCCGGGCCGTTCGATCGAAGCGATGACCACGGCCTGTCTGTACGCGGCCGCGCGCCAGCACGGCACGCCGCGGACGCTGGTCGCGTTCGAGTCGGTGAGCCGAGTCGAGAAGCTCCCCATCCAGCGGGCGTACCGGTACCTCTCGGGCGAACTCGGTCTCCAGATCGAGCCCGCCGACCCCGCCCACTACCTCCCGCAGTACGCCTCCGAACTCGGAATCAGCGACGACGCCGAGCGCCTGGCCCGGGAGATCATCGAGGCGGCAAAGGCCCGCGACCTCCACAGCGGTCGGAGCCCGGCGGGCCTGGCGGCCGCGGCGATCTACGGGGCGGCGCGGCTGACGAACGAGCGCATCACCCAGCAGACGATCGGCGAGGAGACCGGCGTGAGTTCCGTGACCGTCCGGAACAGATACCGCGAGCTCTTAGACGCCTACGAGGAGGTGCAGGAGCGATAA
- a CDS encoding glycoside hydrolase family 15 protein, with protein sequence MAVTEFEAYPPIEAYGVVGNLETCGLVAPNGSVDWFPFPHLEFPSIFAAILDNERGGRFRIGPPDPFETDRRYVGDTNVLETTFDTPNGTATVTDFLPPAGRVDHPKKVLYRKVTCTGGTVGLEVELDPRFDYGHAETTIEPVEKGILAEGTDERTLLESPIDLEIEDGRITGELSLEAGETEWFLLRCTGAEDANTDPDAALEETIEYWTDWAHSCDPDDDCAFEGPWHDLVVRSELVLKLLTHAESGAIAAAPTTSLPETVGGVRNWDYRFNWLRDAGFTVQALMNLGTADEANDYFDWFMDLCQADGPASIQPLYSLHGESDLAERELDHFEGYRGSRPVRIGNEAAQQRQLDIYGELLLAVDEMYRHGRELNDEEWDRIRDIVEYVREVWDEPDAGIWEVRGGNEHFVYSNVMCWVALDRAIAIAAGGDYDAPLETWRETRETIRTDVLENGYDEDVGAFVQSYGTDALDATGLLLPIVGFLPFDDERIQGTIDAIEAELVEDVFVQRYNGDDGIPGDEGAFVLCSCWLVNALALSGRVEEAQSRFESLLEYLNPLGLIAEEIDPENGAHLGNYPQAFSHIGIINSALYLGYVRGREASGPAPMGIRLGDPVVPPEA encoded by the coding sequence ATGGCGGTGACTGAGTTCGAAGCGTATCCGCCGATCGAGGCCTACGGCGTCGTCGGTAACCTCGAAACGTGCGGGCTCGTCGCACCGAACGGATCTGTCGACTGGTTTCCCTTCCCGCATCTCGAGTTTCCGAGCATCTTTGCCGCGATTCTCGACAACGAGCGCGGCGGTCGATTTCGGATCGGTCCGCCCGACCCTTTCGAGACGGATCGTCGGTACGTCGGCGATACGAACGTCCTCGAGACCACCTTCGATACTCCGAACGGGACGGCGACGGTAACGGACTTTTTGCCCCCGGCCGGTCGAGTCGACCACCCGAAGAAGGTTCTCTACCGCAAGGTCACTTGTACGGGCGGGACTGTCGGTCTCGAGGTCGAGCTCGACCCGCGGTTCGATTACGGTCACGCGGAGACGACGATCGAACCCGTGGAGAAAGGTATTCTCGCCGAGGGAACGGACGAACGAACGCTGCTCGAGAGCCCGATCGACCTCGAAATCGAAGACGGACGAATCACCGGCGAGCTTTCGCTCGAGGCCGGCGAAACGGAGTGGTTCCTACTTCGGTGTACGGGCGCCGAGGACGCGAATACGGATCCGGACGCTGCGCTGGAGGAGACGATCGAATACTGGACCGACTGGGCCCATAGCTGCGACCCTGACGACGACTGTGCGTTCGAGGGACCGTGGCACGACCTGGTCGTCCGCTCGGAACTCGTTCTCAAGCTCCTCACCCACGCCGAGTCGGGGGCGATCGCGGCCGCGCCGACCACGTCGCTGCCCGAGACCGTCGGCGGCGTTCGTAACTGGGACTACCGGTTCAACTGGCTTCGAGACGCCGGGTTCACCGTCCAAGCCCTGATGAACCTCGGCACCGCCGACGAGGCGAACGACTACTTCGACTGGTTCATGGATCTCTGCCAGGCGGACGGGCCGGCCTCGATCCAACCGCTATACAGCCTTCACGGCGAGTCCGACCTCGCGGAACGGGAACTCGATCACTTCGAAGGGTATCGGGGCTCCCGCCCGGTCCGGATCGGAAACGAAGCGGCACAGCAGCGGCAACTCGACATCTACGGGGAACTCCTGTTAGCCGTCGACGAGATGTACCGACACGGACGGGAGTTGAACGACGAGGAGTGGGACCGAATCCGCGACATCGTCGAATACGTTCGCGAGGTCTGGGACGAGCCCGACGCAGGTATCTGGGAGGTTCGCGGCGGAAACGAACACTTCGTCTACTCGAACGTCATGTGTTGGGTCGCCCTCGACCGCGCGATCGCGATCGCGGCCGGCGGAGACTACGATGCCCCGCTCGAGACGTGGCGGGAGACCCGCGAGACGATCCGGACGGACGTTCTCGAGAACGGCTACGATGAAGACGTCGGAGCGTTCGTGCAGTCGTATGGAACCGACGCGCTCGACGCGACGGGACTGTTACTCCCGATCGTCGGCTTCCTGCCGTTCGACGACGAGCGCATTCAGGGAACGATCGACGCAATCGAGGCCGAATTGGTCGAGGATGTCTTCGTACAGCGGTACAACGGCGATGACGGGATCCCGGGCGACGAAGGGGCGTTCGTCCTCTGTTCATGTTGGCTCGTCAACGCACTCGCCCTCTCCGGGCGCGTCGAGGAAGCACAGTCGCGATTCGAGTCGCTTCTGGAGTACCTGAATCCCCTGGGACTCATCGCGGAGGAAATCGATCCCGAGAACGGAGCGCACCTCGGAAACTACCCGCAGGCGTTCAGCCACATCGGGATCATCAACAGCGCCCTCTATCTCGGCTACGTCCGCGGGCGCGAGGCGTCCGGACCGGCGCCGATGGGAATTCGGCTCGGCGATCCGGTCGTGCCTCCCGAGGCGTGA
- a CDS encoding alpha/beta fold hydrolase gives MGYQTWSENQAATTVAVDGHDLEVAYYDDGDGEPVLFCHGIPTSSFLWRDVTPPLSDEYRVIAPDMVGYGNSAMHDGFDRSIRAQEEMINGLVDELGLESLTFVGHDLGGGVGLRYAAHNTDAVDRLVLSNAVCYDSWPIETIVDLGLPSTVNGMSVEDAREMLEGIFRDTRYDDPDEEFVEGMLAPWDSEEAIVSLSRNAIGTNTSHTTEIDPSEISARTLLLWGAEDEFQPIEYAERLEDDISDAELVGLDEASHWVMADRPDAYGDRLREFLDGA, from the coding sequence ATGGGTTACCAGACGTGGTCCGAAAACCAGGCGGCGACGACGGTCGCGGTCGACGGGCACGACCTCGAAGTCGCGTACTACGACGACGGCGACGGCGAACCGGTGCTGTTCTGCCACGGCATTCCGACGTCGTCGTTCCTCTGGCGTGACGTCACACCACCGCTGTCGGACGAGTATCGGGTGATCGCGCCGGACATGGTCGGATACGGTAATTCGGCGATGCACGACGGCTTCGATCGTTCGATCCGCGCGCAGGAAGAGATGATCAACGGGTTAGTCGACGAACTGGGTCTCGAGAGCCTCACCTTCGTCGGCCACGATCTCGGCGGCGGCGTGGGGCTTCGCTACGCCGCTCACAACACCGATGCGGTCGACCGTCTCGTGCTCTCGAACGCCGTCTGCTACGACTCGTGGCCGATCGAGACGATCGTCGATCTCGGTCTACCGTCGACCGTCAACGGGATGAGCGTCGAGGACGCCCGAGAGATGCTCGAAGGGATCTTCCGCGATACCCGCTACGACGACCCGGACGAAGAGTTCGTCGAGGGGATGCTCGCGCCGTGGGACTCCGAGGAGGCGATCGTCTCGCTTTCGCGCAACGCCATCGGTACCAACACGAGTCACACGACCGAGATCGATCCGAGCGAGATTTCGGCTCGAACGCTCCTCTTGTGGGGCGCCGAGGACGAGTTCCAGCCGATCGAGTACGCCGAGCGACTGGAGGACGACATCTCGGATGCGGAACTGGTCGGACTCGATGAGGCGAGCCACTGGGTCATGGCCGATCGACCCGACGCCTATGGGGATCGGCTCCGCGAGTTCCTCGATGGGGCCTGA
- a CDS encoding rubrerythrin-like domain-containing protein, producing the protein MHDLREDRDSVSTYECLRCGELVTTDTRPDACPNCGQTGSYRNRAMSLE; encoded by the coding sequence ATGCACGACCTCAGGGAGGACCGCGACTCAGTCTCGACGTACGAATGCCTGCGTTGCGGTGAACTCGTGACCACCGATACGCGGCCCGACGCGTGCCCGAATTGCGGTCAGACAGGCTCGTATCGAAATCGCGCTATGTCGCTCGAATAA
- a CDS encoding DUF7115 domain-containing protein, with the protein MSVPGIVHSTLDGEEIAARVSLGGDDELFITPTRTIVYRADGLLSDESADEFSHDADRLTLSEGRRKTKFTLEYALDGERQFTIPAGKTDDVLHPVLAGVLNGNDITEPGETVVKTYRFSELTLIITSNRLVKHIGGAVWDDDYEEYHFDDVTNLAFEDGSVATQIVLTANGRPQRIKAPNEEANDLRERLKRALFEYHDVRSLEELNETVGDGEDDGIGRDSSVDFGGGVDPLDADPPEPEDHEVASEGTSDASDAESTDPLAGGATDVATADSESVGAVESDAEADQATSQAASASVTPTDRSPNRDREGDGAAGAAQAEAGTGAFFEDSVDSGAEAPSDAGVAPQGSGADSEPSATATGADPELLERIEALEDTVERQTEIVERQQQTIEQLIAELRQGR; encoded by the coding sequence ATGAGCGTTCCCGGCATCGTCCACTCTACTCTCGATGGCGAGGAGATCGCGGCGCGCGTCTCTCTCGGCGGCGACGACGAACTCTTCATCACGCCGACCCGAACGATCGTCTACCGCGCCGACGGTCTCCTGAGCGACGAATCGGCCGACGAATTCTCCCACGACGCCGACCGGCTGACGCTCTCAGAAGGCCGGCGCAAGACCAAGTTCACGCTCGAGTACGCCCTCGACGGCGAACGACAGTTCACGATACCCGCGGGGAAGACCGACGACGTCCTCCACCCCGTCCTAGCCGGCGTGTTGAACGGCAACGACATCACCGAGCCAGGCGAGACCGTCGTCAAGACCTATCGATTCAGCGAGCTCACCCTGATCATCACGAGCAATCGGCTCGTCAAGCACATCGGCGGCGCGGTCTGGGACGACGACTACGAGGAGTACCACTTCGACGACGTGACGAACCTCGCGTTCGAGGACGGCAGCGTCGCCACCCAGATCGTCCTCACGGCGAACGGCCGTCCCCAGCGGATCAAGGCGCCCAACGAGGAGGCAAACGATCTCCGGGAACGGCTCAAGCGGGCCCTGTTCGAGTACCACGACGTGCGTTCGCTCGAGGAACTCAACGAGACCGTCGGCGACGGCGAGGACGACGGGATCGGCCGCGACAGTTCGGTCGACTTCGGCGGCGGCGTCGATCCGCTCGACGCGGATCCGCCGGAACCCGAGGATCACGAAGTCGCGTCCGAGGGGACGAGCGATGCGAGCGACGCGGAATCGACCGACCCGCTCGCCGGCGGGGCGACTGACGTCGCGACCGCCGACTCGGAATCGGTGGGCGCCGTCGAGAGCGACGCCGAAGCGGACCAGGCGACGTCGCAAGCGGCGTCCGCATCGGTGACGCCGACGGATCGCAGTCCCAACCGCGATCGAGAGGGCGACGGCGCGGCCGGCGCCGCACAGGCCGAGGCCGGCACCGGAGCGTTTTTCGAAGACTCCGTCGACAGCGGTGCCGAGGCGCCGTCGGATGCCGGCGTCGCGCCTCAAGGGTCGGGTGCCGATTCCGAACCGTCCGCGACCGCGACCGGCGCCGACCCCGAACTCCTCGAGCGGATCGAGGCGCTCGAAGACACCGTCGAGCGCCAGACCGAGATTGTCGAACGGCAACAGCAGACGATCGAGCAGTTGATCGCGGAACTTCGGCAGGGCCGTTAG
- a CDS encoding putative quinol monooxygenase: MLIIHATFPIDPDSRDEALELVRDLAERSREEDGIIDYRVTTDVENPDTFRFFERYEDEDAFDAHAETDHFETFEAALPELLAGEPEVTRFDVESASPVEL; the protein is encoded by the coding sequence ATGCTTATTATCCACGCGACGTTTCCGATCGATCCGGATAGCCGCGATGAAGCCCTCGAACTCGTCCGTGATCTGGCCGAACGCTCCCGTGAGGAAGACGGAATCATCGATTATCGAGTCACGACAGATGTCGAGAATCCAGACACGTTCCGGTTTTTCGAACGATACGAGGACGAGGATGCCTTTGATGCGCACGCGGAGACTGACCACTTCGAGACGTTCGAGGCGGCGCTCCCGGAGTTACTTGCAGGAGAACCAGAAGTCACTCGATTCGACGTCGAGTCGGCGTCGCCGGTCGAACTATGA
- a CDS encoding glycosyltransferase: MKIGFFTDSYFPEIDGVTYTIKLWREELERKGHEVYVVYPDGDYEPGEREIPVTSLPNPFYAGYRIPLFRRPSTLPDLDVVHCHGPAPIGLLGRYYAWRRGLPTIYTHHTPLEEYFHQSVKLQSVATALSKAYVPAENAFLRSFDVVTASTERIERDVEHVQLPVGIDMDFFRPTEADWYPDRTVIGYSGRLSMEKNVSEILRAAEELPEYDFVVVGEGPYRDSLERNAPDNVEIRKFLPREELPIFYSSIDTFLTASTADTLGLSTLEANACGTPVAAADVPPFDQTIGPDNGERFDYGDLDSMIGAIETCLATERETRAAVERYSVRHTMDHLEQLYHNVPLSKDEAPVEADAPWRISEEERS; encoded by the coding sequence ATGAAAATCGGATTCTTCACGGACAGTTACTTCCCCGAGATCGACGGCGTAACGTACACGATCAAGCTCTGGCGCGAGGAGTTAGAACGGAAGGGACACGAGGTCTACGTCGTCTACCCGGACGGCGACTACGAACCGGGCGAGCGCGAAATCCCGGTCACATCGCTGCCGAACCCGTTCTACGCCGGCTATCGAATTCCCCTCTTCCGGCGACCGTCGACACTCCCCGACCTCGACGTCGTCCACTGCCACGGGCCGGCGCCGATCGGTCTGCTGGGTCGCTACTACGCCTGGCGACGCGGTCTGCCGACGATTTACACGCACCACACGCCGCTCGAAGAGTACTTCCACCAGAGCGTCAAGCTCCAGTCGGTCGCGACCGCGCTCTCGAAGGCGTATGTTCCCGCGGAGAACGCTTTCCTCCGAAGCTTCGACGTCGTCACCGCCTCGACCGAGCGGATCGAACGCGACGTCGAACACGTTCAGCTCCCGGTGGGCATCGACATGGACTTCTTCCGGCCGACCGAGGCGGACTGGTATCCCGACCGAACGGTGATCGGCTACAGCGGCCGGCTCAGCATGGAGAAGAACGTCAGCGAGATCCTGCGGGCCGCCGAGGAACTCCCGGAGTACGACTTCGTCGTCGTCGGCGAGGGGCCGTATCGGGACTCCCTCGAACGGAACGCACCGGACAACGTCGAGATCCGGAAGTTCCTCCCCCGCGAGGAACTGCCGATCTTCTACTCTTCGATCGACACCTTCCTGACCGCTTCGACCGCCGATACCCTCGGGCTCTCGACGCTCGAGGCCAACGCCTGCGGGACCCCCGTCGCCGCGGCCGACGTGCCGCCGTTCGACCAGACGATCGGTCCCGACAACGGCGAGCGGTTCGACTACGGCGACCTCGACTCGATGATCGGTGCCATCGAGACCTGCCTGGCGACCGAGCGCGAAACCAGGGCCGCCGTCGAACGCTACTCGGTCCGGCACACGATGGACCACCTCGAACAGCTGTATCACAACGTGCCGCTCTCGAAGGACGAGGCTCCGGTCGAAGCCGACGCGCCGTGGCGCATCTCCGAAGAAGAGCGCAGTTGA
- a CDS encoding MarR family transcriptional regulator codes for MNDQPNLTTETAPEAVRDVPPSAKLVVKVLTHEGSLTQSRLATETMLPARTVRYALNQLEDRDLVTSEISFMDARQKVYSLNDEQFEVAASQ; via the coding sequence ATGAACGATCAGCCCAACCTGACGACGGAAACGGCTCCCGAAGCCGTTCGCGACGTTCCCCCGAGCGCCAAGCTCGTAGTGAAGGTTCTCACTCACGAAGGCTCCCTCACGCAGTCCCGACTCGCGACGGAAACGATGTTACCCGCACGCACGGTTCGTTACGCGCTGAACCAGCTCGAGGACCGCGACCTCGTCACCTCGGAAATATCGTTCATGGACGCCAGACAGAAGGTGTACTCCCTGAACGACGAACAGTTCGAAGTCGCGGCTTCACAGTAA
- the gdhB gene encoding glutamate dehydrogenase GdhB, which yields MSSQTPPATVDRTVSHSDDEDGSTSALATARRQLEHAATHLDIDPNIVERLKHPAAVHEVTVPVERDDGTVDVFTGYRAHHDSVRGPFKGGLRYHPGVTREECIGLSMWMTWKCAVMDLPFGGAKGGIVVDPKDLSAAEKERLTRRFTDEIRDVIGPNKDIPAPDMGTDPQTMSWIMDAYSMQEAETIPGVVTGKPPVIGGSYGREEAPGRSVALIAREACDYYDYPLEETTVAVQGFGSVGANAARLLDDWGATVVAVSDVNGAAYDPSGLDPHAIPSHDEEPEAVTEYADETIGNGELLTLDVDLLIPAAIGDVITEANADDIQADLIVEGANGPTTFAADAILAERDIPIVPDILANAGGVTVSYFEWLQDINRRSWSLEEVRDELDSEMLSAWNAVRAEVEDRDVTWRDAAYIVALSRLTKAHANRGLWP from the coding sequence ATGTCATCTCAGACTCCGCCCGCGACGGTCGACCGGACAGTCTCTCACTCCGACGACGAAGACGGCTCCACCTCGGCGCTCGCCACGGCCAGGCGCCAGCTCGAACACGCCGCGACGCACCTCGATATCGATCCGAACATCGTCGAGCGGCTCAAGCACCCCGCCGCCGTCCACGAGGTGACCGTGCCGGTCGAACGCGACGACGGAACGGTCGACGTCTTCACCGGCTATCGCGCGCACCACGACAGCGTTCGCGGCCCGTTTAAGGGCGGGTTGCGGTATCACCCGGGGGTCACCCGCGAGGAGTGCATCGGCCTCTCGATGTGGATGACCTGGAAGTGCGCCGTGATGGATCTCCCCTTCGGCGGCGCGAAAGGCGGGATCGTCGTCGATCCCAAGGACCTGAGCGCGGCGGAGAAAGAACGGCTCACACGCCGGTTTACCGACGAGATCCGCGACGTAATCGGCCCTAACAAGGACATTCCCGCGCCCGACATGGGGACCGATCCCCAGACGATGTCCTGGATCATGGACGCCTACAGCATGCAGGAGGCCGAGACGATTCCGGGCGTCGTCACGGGCAAGCCGCCGGTCATCGGCGGCAGCTACGGCCGCGAGGAGGCTCCCGGTCGGAGCGTCGCGCTCATCGCCCGCGAGGCCTGCGACTACTACGACTATCCGCTCGAAGAGACGACCGTCGCCGTTCAAGGGTTCGGCAGCGTCGGCGCGAACGCGGCCCGCCTGCTCGACGACTGGGGCGCGACCGTCGTCGCCGTCAGCGACGTCAACGGGGCGGCCTACGACCCATCGGGGCTCGATCCCCACGCGATTCCCTCCCACGACGAGGAACCCGAGGCCGTTACCGAGTACGCCGACGAGACGATCGGCAACGGCGAACTGCTCACGCTGGACGTCGACCTGCTCATCCCCGCCGCCATCGGTGACGTCATCACCGAAGCCAACGCCGACGATATCCAGGCCGATCTCATCGTCGAGGGCGCGAACGGTCCGACGACGTTCGCGGCGGACGCGATCCTCGCCGAACGCGACATCCCGATCGTCCCGGACATCCTCGCTAACGCAGGCGGCGTTACCGTCTCCTACTTCGAGTGGCTCCAGGACATCAACCGACGGTCGTGGTCGCTCGAGGAAGTACGGGACGAACTCGACAGCGAGATGCTCTCCGCCTGGAACGCGGTCCGCGCCGAGGTCGAGGACCGCGACGTGACCTGGCGCGACGCGGCGTACATCGTCGCGCTCTCGCGACTGACGAAAGCCCACGCGAACCGCGGGCTCTGGCCCTGA
- a CDS encoding glycosyltransferase family 4 protein: MKISHYFEFEDHVTGGIRESVAHQRKMLDRLDLRYTTEPTLDADVFHCNLMGPRSVWYARRARSRGVPVVAHTHVTAEDFGDSFRFTNTLAKPLKPYLERAYGLADALVCPSAYNRRLLETYTDVPTTVISNGVDREKLDGFESLETEYRDRYDLEPPTVFLVGHVIKRKGLETFVELARRLPEVDFAWFGPLDRSLKGRETTRLIEESPDNCTFTGYVEDIRGAYAAGDIFCFPTHEENEGIALLEAMTVGKPVLVRDIETFDWLEDGEDCLKVSTSESVSVSGSGSGSESGVDAFVSALERLEDPAVRRRLGSNAAERSEEFSLDAVANRYQSLYEAVI; encoded by the coding sequence ATGAAGATCAGCCACTACTTCGAATTCGAGGACCACGTTACCGGGGGCATCCGCGAGTCCGTCGCCCACCAGCGGAAGATGCTGGACCGGTTGGACCTGCGGTACACGACCGAGCCAACTCTCGACGCCGACGTCTTCCACTGTAACCTCATGGGCCCGCGGTCGGTCTGGTACGCCAGGCGGGCCCGGTCGCGGGGCGTGCCGGTCGTCGCGCACACCCACGTTACCGCCGAGGACTTCGGCGACAGTTTCCGCTTTACTAACACCCTTGCGAAGCCGCTGAAGCCGTACCTCGAGCGAGCCTACGGCCTGGCCGACGCCCTGGTCTGTCCCTCGGCGTACAACCGACGGCTGCTCGAGACCTATACGGACGTCCCGACGACCGTCATCTCGAACGGCGTCGACCGCGAGAAACTCGACGGCTTCGAGTCCCTCGAGACGGAGTACCGCGATCGCTACGACCTCGAGCCGCCGACCGTCTTCCTGGTCGGCCACGTCATCAAGCGCAAGGGCCTCGAGACGTTCGTCGAGTTGGCCCGTCGACTGCCGGAGGTCGACTTCGCCTGGTTCGGGCCGCTGGACCGCTCCCTGAAGGGACGGGAGACGACGCGGCTGATCGAGGAGTCGCCGGACAACTGTACGTTCACGGGCTACGTCGAGGACATCCGCGGTGCGTACGCAGCGGGCGATATCTTCTGTTTCCCGACCCACGAGGAGAACGAGGGGATCGCACTGTTGGAAGCAATGACGGTCGGCAAGCCGGTCCTCGTCCGCGATATCGAGACGTTCGACTGGCTCGAGGACGGCGAGGACTGCCTGAAGGTGTCGACGTCGGAATCCGTGTCCGTATCCGGGTCGGGATCGGGATCCGAATCGGGCGTCGATGCGTTCGTGTCCGCCCTCGAACGGCTCGAAGACCCGGCCGTCCGGCGTCGTCTCGGATCGAACGCGGCCGAGCGCAGCGAGGAGTTCTCGCTCGACGCGGTCGCGAACCGATACCAGTCGCTGTACGAGGCGGTGATCTGA